From Coffea arabica cultivar ET-39 chromosome 10e, Coffea Arabica ET-39 HiFi, whole genome shotgun sequence, one genomic window encodes:
- the LOC113712314 gene encoding nucleobase-ascorbate transporter 3 isoform X2, whose translation MGETGNHNHQPPPRQPPPGPVPPLGAARGPLYPPAEQLLQLHYCIHSNPSWHQTVLLAFQHYIVMLGTAVMIATVLVPRMGGGHGDKARVIQSMLFMSGINTLLQTLFGSRLPTVMGPSYAYFISVLLAINDFNDSNFTTEHERFTHIMRAVQGSLIVSSILNIIIGYGKAWGNLTRFFSPLVLVPVVCVVGLGLFARGFPQLGNCVEIGLPMLILLVISQQYLQHIHPKTRPILERFALLLCVGIIWAFAAILTVAGAYKNVRDQTKMSCRTDRSFLMSSAPWIKIPYPFQWGTPIFRASHVFGMMGAALVSSAESTGAFYAAARLAGATPPPSHVVSRSIGLQGIGQLLDGIFGSLVGSTVSVENVGLLGLTRVGSRRVVEISSGFMIFFSIFGKFGAFFASIPLPIFAAIYCVLYAIVAATGISFIQFANPNSMRNIYILGLSLFLGISIPQYFVMNTDMAGHGPAKTGAGWMT comes from the exons ATGGGGGAAACGGGAAACCATAACCACCAGCCACCGCCACGCCAGCCACCGCCGGGGCCGGTACCACCTCTCGGTGCAGCCAGAGGCCCTCTTTATCCTCCTGCAGAACAACTTCTTCAGCTTCATTACTGCATCCATTCTAACCCGTCTTGGC ATCAAACTGTCCTCTTGGCCTTTCAGCACTACATTGTTATGCTCGGAACTGCAGTTATGATTGCTACAGTTCTCGTGCCAAGAATGGGCGGAGGCCAT GGTGACAAAGCCCGAGTGATCCAGTCTATGCTTTTCATGTCTGGGATAAATACGCTTTTGCAAACTTTATTTGGTTCAAGACTTCCTACAGTAATGGGTCCATCTTATGCCTACTTTATATCAGTCCTGTTGGCCATCAATGATTTCAATGATAGTAACTTCACCACCGAGCATGAG AGATTTACACACATTATGAGAGCTGTTCAAGGGTCACTAATAGTATCGTCAATTCTCAATATTATCATTGGATATGGCAAGGCATGGGGAAACCTTACTAG GTTTTTCAGCCCTCTCGTTTTAGTGCCAGTGGTATGTGTGGTTGGTCTGGGTTTGTTTGCTAGGGGCTTCCCACAG CTTGGAAACTGTGTGGAGATAGGGCTGCCCATGTTAATTTTGCTAGTTATCAGCCAGCAG TATCTACAACACATCCATCCAAAAACCCGTCCAATTCTTGAGAGGTTTGCATTGCTGTTGTGTGTTGGAATTATTTGGGCTTTTGCTGCTATTCTTACCGTGGCTGGTGCTTACAAGAATGTTCGGGATCAGACCAAGATGAGTTGCCGCACAGACAGATCTTTCCTGATGTCATCTGCTCCTTG GATAAAGATTCCCTACCCTTTCCAGTGGGGAACCCCTATATTTAGAGCAAGCCATGTTTTTGGGATGATGGGGGCTGCACTTGTTTCATCAGCAGAG TCCACTGGAGCATTTTATGCAGCAGCGCGACTTGCAGGTGCCACACCACCCCCTTCACATGTAGTGAGCCGGAGCATTGGCTTGCAG GGCATAGGCCAACTACTTGATGGCATATTTGGTTCTTTGGTTGGTTCAACTGTATCTGT TGAGAATGTTGGTCTTCTTGGGCTTACACGTGTAGGGAGCAGAAGGGTGGTCGAGATATCAAGTGGTTTCAtgatatttttctcaatatttG GAAAATTTGGAGCTTTCTTTGCATCTATCCCCTTGCCAATATTTGCTGCCATATACTGCGTGTTATATGCTATTGTTG CTGCCACTGGGATATCGTTCATTCAATTTGCAAACCCAAACTCCATGCGCAACATCTATATTTTAGGCCTCTCCTTGTTCCTAGGGATATCAATACCGCAGTACTTCGTCATGAATACGGATATGGCTGGCCATGGGCCTGCTAAAACTGGTGCTGGATGG ATGACATAG
- the LOC113712314 gene encoding nucleobase-ascorbate transporter 3 isoform X1 encodes MGETGNHNHQPPPRQPPPGPVPPLGAARGPLYPPAEQLLQLHYCIHSNPSWHQTVLLAFQHYIVMLGTAVMIATVLVPRMGGGHGDKARVIQSMLFMSGINTLLQTLFGSRLPTVMGPSYAYFISVLLAINDFNDSNFTTEHERFTHIMRAVQGSLIVSSILNIIIGYGKAWGNLTRFFSPLVLVPVVCVVGLGLFARGFPQLGNCVEIGLPMLILLVISQQYLQHIHPKTRPILERFALLLCVGIIWAFAAILTVAGAYKNVRDQTKMSCRTDRSFLMSSAPWIKIPYPFQWGTPIFRASHVFGMMGAALVSSAESTGAFYAAARLAGATPPPSHVVSRSIGLQGIGQLLDGIFGSLVGSTVSVENVGLLGLTRVGSRRVVEISSGFMIFFSIFGKFGAFFASIPLPIFAAIYCVLYAIVAATGISFIQFANPNSMRNIYILGLSLFLGISIPQYFVMNTDMAGHGPAKTGAGWFNNILNTTFSSPPTVAIIVGTLLDNTLEAGRARDERGLPWLVPFQRRKGDSRNEEFYNYPLIINDYIPTRFL; translated from the exons ATGGGGGAAACGGGAAACCATAACCACCAGCCACCGCCACGCCAGCCACCGCCGGGGCCGGTACCACCTCTCGGTGCAGCCAGAGGCCCTCTTTATCCTCCTGCAGAACAACTTCTTCAGCTTCATTACTGCATCCATTCTAACCCGTCTTGGC ATCAAACTGTCCTCTTGGCCTTTCAGCACTACATTGTTATGCTCGGAACTGCAGTTATGATTGCTACAGTTCTCGTGCCAAGAATGGGCGGAGGCCAT GGTGACAAAGCCCGAGTGATCCAGTCTATGCTTTTCATGTCTGGGATAAATACGCTTTTGCAAACTTTATTTGGTTCAAGACTTCCTACAGTAATGGGTCCATCTTATGCCTACTTTATATCAGTCCTGTTGGCCATCAATGATTTCAATGATAGTAACTTCACCACCGAGCATGAG AGATTTACACACATTATGAGAGCTGTTCAAGGGTCACTAATAGTATCGTCAATTCTCAATATTATCATTGGATATGGCAAGGCATGGGGAAACCTTACTAG GTTTTTCAGCCCTCTCGTTTTAGTGCCAGTGGTATGTGTGGTTGGTCTGGGTTTGTTTGCTAGGGGCTTCCCACAG CTTGGAAACTGTGTGGAGATAGGGCTGCCCATGTTAATTTTGCTAGTTATCAGCCAGCAG TATCTACAACACATCCATCCAAAAACCCGTCCAATTCTTGAGAGGTTTGCATTGCTGTTGTGTGTTGGAATTATTTGGGCTTTTGCTGCTATTCTTACCGTGGCTGGTGCTTACAAGAATGTTCGGGATCAGACCAAGATGAGTTGCCGCACAGACAGATCTTTCCTGATGTCATCTGCTCCTTG GATAAAGATTCCCTACCCTTTCCAGTGGGGAACCCCTATATTTAGAGCAAGCCATGTTTTTGGGATGATGGGGGCTGCACTTGTTTCATCAGCAGAG TCCACTGGAGCATTTTATGCAGCAGCGCGACTTGCAGGTGCCACACCACCCCCTTCACATGTAGTGAGCCGGAGCATTGGCTTGCAG GGCATAGGCCAACTACTTGATGGCATATTTGGTTCTTTGGTTGGTTCAACTGTATCTGT TGAGAATGTTGGTCTTCTTGGGCTTACACGTGTAGGGAGCAGAAGGGTGGTCGAGATATCAAGTGGTTTCAtgatatttttctcaatatttG GAAAATTTGGAGCTTTCTTTGCATCTATCCCCTTGCCAATATTTGCTGCCATATACTGCGTGTTATATGCTATTGTTG CTGCCACTGGGATATCGTTCATTCAATTTGCAAACCCAAACTCCATGCGCAACATCTATATTTTAGGCCTCTCCTTGTTCCTAGGGATATCAATACCGCAGTACTTCGTCATGAATACGGATATGGCTGGCCATGGGCCTGCTAAAACTGGTGCTGGATGG TTCAATAACATATTAAATACAACATTCTCCTCGCCTCCTACCGTCGCAATCATAGTCGGAACCCTTCTAGATAACACTCTAGAAGCGGGGCGCGCTCGAGATGAAAGAGGATTGCCTTGGCTTGTACCCTTCCAGAGGCGAAAAGGAGATAGCAGAAATGAGGAGTTTTACAATTACCCTCTTATAATCAACGATTACATCCCGACTAGATTTCTGTGA